The proteins below come from a single Chryseobacterium nepalense genomic window:
- a CDS encoding DUF6526 family protein, which translates to MESQNYKNHVRFYAPHHFVFLPLLIILEGIGIYKIFSDEQNQLSWILFSVIIFLIFYLAIMVRQHYALVLQNRIVRLEFRQRYFEIFGLRSDDVEEKLTFGQIAALRFAYDDEFKIFLEKALKEKIKGDEIKKSITKWRPDHQRV; encoded by the coding sequence ATGGAAAGTCAGAATTATAAAAATCACGTACGATTTTATGCTCCTCATCATTTCGTTTTTCTTCCGCTATTAATCATTTTAGAAGGAATCGGAATATATAAGATTTTCAGTGATGAACAAAATCAACTTTCATGGATTTTGTTTTCTGTAATTATTTTTCTGATTTTTTATTTAGCCATTATGGTCCGCCAGCATTATGCATTGGTTCTTCAGAATCGGATTGTGAGGCTTGAATTCAGGCAGAGATACTTTGAAATTTTCGGATTGAGATCTGATGACGTTGAGGAAAAACTTACATTCGGGCAAATTGCTGCATTACGTTTTGCTTACGATGATGAATTTAAGATATTTCTTGAGAAAGCACTAAAAGAAAAAATAAAAGGTGATGAGATTAAAAAATCCATAACAAAATGGAGACCTGATCACCAAAGAGTCTGA
- a CDS encoding GLPGLI family protein, translating to MIRKIIFIFTILISLLSFSQKYNFTYQYTFKPDSLHLEKTETELMGLFIDKNGSTYFSLAKVKRDSAIAQNMNSDGMPSNRPVSLNTFPQEKVRGIIQKEWRSNEVISYLSVNTDRFKIIQQITFNWHIETETALIQGKKCQLATVEYKGRKYNAWFTNEIPISEGPYKFGGLPGLIVKIEDTKKQHIWELKGIEKFRHIKLNLSAYIPVTESQYKKAVEDYIRDPMNRMRELKRRYGITSFTSTSPDGTSYSDAEYEKMKTKKIQESFKENNNSIELY from the coding sequence ATGATCAGGAAAATAATATTTATATTCACTATTTTGATTTCATTGTTGAGTTTTAGTCAAAAATATAATTTTACTTATCAGTACACCTTTAAGCCCGACTCATTACATTTAGAGAAAACAGAAACCGAACTAATGGGGCTTTTTATCGATAAAAACGGTTCCACTTACTTCAGCCTGGCAAAAGTAAAAAGAGATTCTGCAATCGCGCAGAACATGAATTCAGATGGAATGCCCTCAAATAGGCCTGTTTCATTAAATACCTTTCCACAAGAAAAAGTTCGTGGCATAATTCAAAAAGAATGGCGATCCAATGAAGTAATATCTTACCTGTCTGTGAACACTGATCGATTTAAAATCATTCAGCAGATTACCTTCAATTGGCACATCGAAACAGAAACTGCCCTGATACAAGGTAAGAAATGCCAACTGGCAACGGTAGAATATAAAGGCAGAAAGTATAACGCTTGGTTTACTAACGAAATTCCTATTTCTGAAGGGCCATATAAATTTGGCGGACTTCCGGGATTAATCGTCAAGATCGAAGACACAAAAAAACAACATATCTGGGAATTAAAAGGAATTGAAAAGTTCAGACATATAAAACTTAATTTGTCTGCCTATATTCCTGTGACGGAAAGCCAATATAAAAAAGCCGTTGAAGATTACATCAGAGATCCGATGAACAGAATGAGAGAGCTTAAGCGAAGATACGGAATTACCAGTTTTACTTCAACTTCACCTGATGGGACTTCATACTCAGATGCTGAATATGAAAAAATGAAAACTAAGAAAATACAGGAGAGTTTTAAGGAAAACAATAATTCCATAGAGCTTTATTAA